The segment TCGTGGCCGCCATGGGCGGCCAGATTGTTTCCGAGACCGTGGAGGGACGCGAGCGCTACAACATTCTGGTGCGTTACGCCCGCGACTATTGCGAAAGCGTCCCCGCGCTGGAGCGGGCGCTGATTACTACGGCCAATGGCGCCCATATTCCGATCTCGCAGGTGGCCGATATCGAGTTTCGCACCGGCCCGCCCATGATCCGAAGCGAGGGCGCGCAGCTCCAGGGTATCGTGAGCGTGGACGTCGCTGATTCGATCGGCGTGCCGGATTACGTCGCGCGGGCAAAACAGGTGGTCGCCGACAAGGTGAATCTGCCAAACGGTTATCGGCTCTCCTGGGCCGGGCAGTTCGAATACTACGAGCGCGCCAGGGCACGGCTTCAAATCCTGGTGCCGCTGGCATTGTTCCTGATCTTCTTTATGCTGTACGTCCACCGCAAATCGCTCACCGAGACATTGATCGTGATGCTGGCGCTGCCGTTTTCACTGGTGGGCGCCACGTGGCTTCTCGTCTGGCTCGACTACAAACTCAGCGTCGCGGTCGGCATGATCGCCGTGGCGGGGCTCGCGGTGGAGCTGGGCCTGCTGATGATGTTGTATCTGGACATAGCCTGGCGTCGCCATAAATCGCAAGGCCGGCTCAATAACCGCGCCGACCTTGAAGAGGCTATATTCGAAGGCGCGGCACAGCGCCTGCGGCCCAAGC is part of the Gammaproteobacteria bacterium genome and harbors:
- a CDS encoding efflux RND transporter permease subunit, whose amino-acid sequence is VAAMGGQIVSETVEGRERYNILVRYARDYCESVPALERALITTANGAHIPISQVADIEFRTGPPMIRSEGAQLQGIVSVDVADSIGVPDYVARAKQVVADKVNLPNGYRLSWAGQFEYYERARARLQILVPLALFLIFFMLYVHRKSLTETLIVMLALPFSLVGATWLLVWLDYKLSVAVGMIAVAGLAVELGLLMMLYLDIAWRRHKSQGRLNNRADLEEAIFEGAAQRLRPKLMTGLALFMGLLPIMYSDGTGADVMKRIAAPMLGGVASGLVLVLIVFPAIYAVWRGRFLPKGAERTPVAAA